A stretch of the Panicum virgatum strain AP13 chromosome 9N, P.virgatum_v5, whole genome shotgun sequence genome encodes the following:
- the LOC120687321 gene encoding alanine aminotransferase 2-like has translation MAPSVAVENLNPKVLKCEYAVRGEIVIHAQRLQQQLQTQPGSLPFDEILYCNIGNPQSLGQQPVTFFREVLALCDHPSLLEKEETKSLFSADAISRAKRILSTIPGRATGAYSHSQGIKGLRDAIAAGIALRDGFPANADDIFVTDGASPGVHMMMQLLLRDEKDGILCPIPQYPLYSASIALHGGTLIPYYLDEKTGWGLEISELKKQLEDARSKGIDVRALVVINPGNPTGQVLAEDNQCDIVRFCKNEGLVLLADEVYQENIYVDDKKFNSFKKIARSIGYGEDDLPLVSFQSVSKGYYGECGKRGGYMEITGFSASVREQVYKIASVNLCSNITGQILASLIMNPPKEGDESYAAYKAEKDGILQSLARRAKALEDAFNNLEGISCNKAEGAMYLFPQIHLPQKAIEAAKAAKKAPDAFYALRLLEATGIVVVPGSGFGQVPGTWHIRCTILPQEDKIPAVITRFKAFHEAFMAEYRD, from the exons ATGGCCCCCAGCGTCGCCGTGGAGAACCTCAACCCCAAG GTCTTAAAATGTGAATATGCAGTACGTGGGGAGATTGTCATTCATGCTCAG CGCTTGCAGCAACAGCTACAAACTCAACCAGGGTCTCTTCCTTTTGATGAG ATCCTCTACTGCAACATTGGGAATCCTCAATCTCTTGGTCAGCAACCAGTGACATTCTTCAGGGAG GTTCTTGCTCTTTGTGATCATCCATCCTTGTTGGAAAAAGAGGAGACTAAGTCATTGTTCAG TGCTGATGCTATTTCTCGAGCAAAGCGGATTCTTTCTACTATTCCAGGAAGAGCAACAGGTGCATACAGTCACAGCCAG GGTATCAAAGGACTTCGTGATGCAATTGCTGCTGGGATTGCGTTACGTGATGGATTCCCTGCAAATGCAGATGACATTTTCGTAACTGACGGCGCAAGTCCTGGG GTGCACATGATGATGCAATTACTGTTAAGGGATGAGAAAGATGGCATTCTGTGCCCAATTCCTCAGTACCCTCTGTACTCAGCCTCCATAGCTCTTCATGGTGGAACTCTT ATCCCCTATTACCTTGATGAAAAAACCGGGTGGGGTTTGGAGATCTCTGAACTTAAGAAGCAACTCGAAGATGCTCGGTCAAAAGGCATTGACGTTAGGGCCTTGGTGGTTATCAATCCTGGAAATCCAACTGGGCAG GTTCTTGCTGAGGACAACCAATGTGACATAGTGAGATTCTGCAAAAATGAGGGCCTTGTTCTTCTAGCTGATGAG GTATATCAAGAGAACATCTATGTTGATGACAAGAAATTTAACTCTTTCAAGAAGATAGCAAGATCCATTGGATATGGCGAGGATGATCTCCCTCTAGTATCATTTCAGTCTGTTTCTAAAG GATATTATGGTGAGTGTGGTAAAAGAGGAGGCTACATGGAGATTACTGGCTTCAGTGCTTCCGTAAGAGAGCAGGTCTACAAGATAGCTTCGGTGAACTTATGCTCCAATATCACTGGTCAAATCCTTGCCAGCCTTATCATGAATCCACCAAAG GAAGGGGATGAATCATATGCTGCCTACAAGGCAGAGAAAGATGGAATCCTTCAATCTCTAGCTCGTCGTGCAAAG GCATTGGAGGATGCATTCAACAATCTTGAGGGAATTTCGTGTAACAAGGCTGAAGGAGCAATGTACCTTTTCCCTCAGATTCATCTGCCACAGAAGGCAATTGAGGCTGCTAAAGCAGCTAAGAAAGCACCTGATGCATTCTATGCGCTTCGTCTCCTTGAAGCAACTGGAATTGTTGTGGTCCCTGGATCCGGGTTTGGCCAA GTTCCCGGAACATGGCATATCAGGTGCACGATCCTGCCGCAGGAAGACAAGATCCCCGCCGTGATCACCCGCTTCAAGGCGTTCCATGAGGCGTTCATGGCCGAGTACCGCGACTAA
- the LOC120687320 gene encoding alanine aminotransferase 2-like, translating into MAPCALTVDSLNPKVLALADHLGNAAIARRAQCIHNEIEAKRGLHPFDEIMYCNLSNPQSMGQQPNTFFREVLALCDYPHLLERSETNSLFSSDAIARARKILDLFPWRTTGGYSHCQGTEGLRDVIAAGITSRDGFPCNAEDIFLTDGSAPPIRMMMHLLIRDEKDGILCPIPSHSLYTNSMVLQGATLVPYYLEESRGWGVSMSDLKKQLDGARSKGVNVRGLVVINPGNPTGHVLVEENQREIVEFCREEGLVLLADEVYQENIYIAGRKFKSFKKIARSMEVDEGDISLVSFHSVSNGYYGECGSRGGYMEVTGFNSEVKKQVYKVASLSSCSNISGQILMSLVMNPPTVEDESYTSYQAERNGILSTFSRCAEAMVCALNRLEGVTCCKAEGAMFVFPSVRLPEKAIAAAEEQNTEPDVFYALRLLENAGIVVVPGSVFGQVPGTWHFRCTILPKEEKIPLFISRFRAFHERFMEEYQD; encoded by the exons ATGGCTCCTTGCGCCCTCACCGTCGACTCCCTCAACCCAAAG GTGCTGGCGCTCGCGGATCACCTCGGCAACGCCGCCATTGCCCGCCGTGCCCAG TGCATCCACAATGAGATAGAAGCAAAACGCGGGTTGCACCCTTTCGACGAG ATAATGTATTGCAACCTCAGCAATCCACAGTCCATGGGGCAACAGCCAAACACGTTTTTCCGAGAG GTTCTTGCCTTGTGCGATTATCCCCATCTTCTAGAACGGAGTGAAACTAATTCTTTATTCAG CTCTGATGCAATAGCAAGGGCACGGAAGATTCTAGACCTCTTTCCTTGGAGAACAACAGGAGGGTATAGCCACTGTCAG GGTACTGAAGGACTGCGTGATGTAATAGCTGCTGGAATAACATCTCGAGATGGTTTCCCTTGCAATGCAGAAGACATTTTCCTGACAGATGGATCAGCTCCACCG ATTCGGATGATGATGCACCTACTGATACGGGATGAAAAAGATGGTATCCTTTGCCCAATTCCATCACATTCTTTGTACACAAATTCTATGGTTCTCCAAGGCGCGACTCTT GTGCCATATTACCTTGAGGAATCTAGAGGTTGGGGAGTGAGCATGTCAGATCTGAAGAAGCAGCTGGATGGTGCCCGATCAAAGGGTGTTAATGTTAGGGGACTTGTGGTGATAAATCCAGGCAACCCTACTGGACAT GTTCTTGTGGAGGAAAATCAGCGTGAAATTGTGGAATTCTGTAGGGAGGAAGGCCTTGTTCTTCTAGCAGATGAG GTTTACCAAGAAAACATTTACATAGCTGGTAGGAAATTTAAATCTTTCAAGAAGATAGCACGGTCCATGGAGGTTGACGAAGGAGACATATCTTTAGTATCCTTTCATTCTGTTTCTAATG GATATTACGGTGAATGTGGGAGCAGGGGAGGTTATATGGAAGTCACCGGCTTTAATTCTGAAGTAAAGAAACAAGTGTACAAAGTTGCATCCCTTAGTTCATGCTCTAATATCTCCGGTCAGATCCTCATGAGCCTAGTAATGAACCCACCAACG GTTGAGGATGAGTCATACACCTCTTATCAGGCAGAAAGAAATGGAATACTATCAACTTTTTCTCGGTGTGCTGAG GCCATGGTGTGTGCATTGAACCGCCTGGAAGGAGTGACTTGCTGCAAAGCTGAAGGAGCAATGTTTGTGTTCCCTTCAGTGCGTCTGCCAGAAAAGGCAATTGCAGCTGCTGAGGAACAGAACACAGAACCAGATGTATTCTATGCCCTTCGTCTTCTTGAAAACGCCGGGATTGTTGTTGTGCCAGGTTCTGTTTTTGGACAA GTACCCGGTACATGGCATTTCAGATGCACAATACTGCCAAAAGAAGAGAAGATACCACTGTTCATCTCCCGCTTTAGGGCTTTTCATGAAAGGTTCATGGAAGAATATCAAGACTAA